Within the Acidipropionibacterium acidipropionici genome, the region GGCCTCGGGGAGCTCGGTGGAGGTCAGCAGCCTGTTGAGGGTGATGCAGCCCCTGATCTGCCCCTCGTCGTTGACCACCGCGACGATCGGAGTGCGCAGCCGGGACATGGTGATGGCCACCTCCAGCACGGTGGCATCGCGGGGCACGGTGGCCCGCCTGGCCTCCTCCGGAGCGAGACAGTCGTCGATCGACCGGGCTCCGACCTCCGACCAGAACAGGTCCGCGGAGGCCTCGTCGACCGCACGTGCCAGCGCAGGATCGTCCGAGTACTGGGAGACCAGGAGGCGCAGCACCTGTGTGCCGCGCAGCACGAACCGGGGGATGTCCTTGTGGTCGACGATGACCAGACCGGGGAGCCCCTCGTCCGCCATCACTCTGACCGCCTTGGCCACCGGGTCGTCGAGCCGCACCAGTGGCAGCTTGACGGCGAGATCTCTTGCCCGCATGGAATCTGTCCTTCGTCCTTGGAGTGTGAATCCCTGCCTGGATCTGCGAGCCTGCCATATATCCGGCCCCCTCGTGGCGCCTGCGACTACGCCGGCGTGTCTGTCATGGGAGACAAGCCTATCGACGCGTGCCAAGGGCCGGGTCCGAGGTGGGTCGTCCCAGAACTTCTTCGACAGTGCTCAGGTTCCTGCGCCGTACCTGAAACATGCGCGCGTTACCGTCCTGACTATGGATCTTTCACGGCGCCCCAGCTCTTTCGACCCGCTGGGCGAGATCGTCGTGGCCGCCCGGGACCTGGCCCGGATGGAAAGATCCGGGCAGAGACTGAGCTCGACGGAGAGACGGGTGCTCGACGCCCTCGACCCCATCACCGACGTGCGCCGGGATATCGCCGAGGAGGCGTCGG harbors:
- a CDS encoding CBS domain-containing protein translates to MRARDLAVKLPLVRLDDPVAKAVRVMADEGLPGLVIVDHKDIPRFVLRGTQVLRLLVSQYSDDPALARAVDEASADLFWSEVGARSIDDCLAPEEARRATVPRDATVLEVAITMSRLRTPIVAVVNDEGQIRGCITLNRLLTSTELPEA